The following is a genomic window from Methanococcoides sp. AM1.
TAGCACCAGGACTTGCCAGCATACCACAGCTCATGCCCTGACCTTCTATTGCAGGTCCGGCTGCAGCACTTCCGGTTATGATCTTGTCACCTACTTTAATGGCCATTTCTGCATTTGTACCATAATCGGTTACCATCGAAGGGACATCCATATCCATGAAATCAGTCTTTATCATCATCGCCAGTGCATCTGCACCGATCTCGTGTTTAATAGCAGGAGGCACGATCAAGGTACAGTTAGGAAGATCTACGATGCCCTCGAACAGTTCACTTGCAGGAAATACTCTTGCATCGCGAGAAACATTTTCAACACCAAGTTTCTTTTGTTTGTTCTCACCGGCATAGGCAAGATCCCTGATCTCTATGTTCTGGAATAAAGACAACTGTATAGGATTACCACACACAGCAAGCCTCTTGATAAGAGTGGTGTCTACATCCAGTTCATCAAATATCTTGCTAACGGTGTCCAGTATGATCTCGTGTGCAAGATCAGCACCCACCTGGATAGCAAAGTCCAGATGATCCATCACATTTCCACCCGGAAGCGGATGCCTCATAGTAATAGCAGTCCTTAATACCTCCTTAGCTTCCAGATCGATCAATTGAGCACGAAAACCACTTGTTCCCAAATCCAATGCAATACCATACATTTTGATTACCTCTGACTTATAATATTTAATTTCAGTAATAGATAGACATATGCATTAAAAAAAACAAGTTAATGATATATAAGGGCTTTGTACAAACCACGCAAAACCCCCTTAACGCGTGTTAACATTCGACAGCAAGAGAAGAAAGATCATAAATAAAAAAGTAAAAACATAAAGACTTTTAAAAATAAACTATTTAATTATTCACATTCACACTGACATTTGCACTCAAAGTCAAAACCAAGAAGGAAACTTCCAGTACCATGCTCGCTTTCAAGACCCATCCTTTCCTTCAGGTATTCATCCGTTGGTGGAGAAGGTGACGCAAGGGTTACATTGCAAATATGAGGTAACTCTTCGATCTCTACACAGGGCTTTGGCGGTAATACCACAACAAGAGGCTCGGACTTACTATTGAGAGACGTCAGTACAGATTTATCATATATCACAATATTCCCGATCACAAGGGAATCACTGCTTTGTTCCAGTGACTTTATTTTATCCGCATCATCAATGTCCTCTCCAACAACCTTGTCATCATGCATAAGGATAACATTAGGCCCACATGGCCATTTGTACTCCATTGTTGTCTGGAAAGGTATAATGACATCACGCTGAAGAACGGCCTTTATACCTTTATTGTCACCCCTGCCAAGTCCCATCAAGGTCATCTGGTCTGCTTTTTCCTCAAGTTGAGCGATGGTCTTACAGTCCTCATCATTAAGCACCAGTGTTTTGCCAACACCGACCATACATTCCAATCCTTCTCGTACCGTTTTGATAATCTCATCTTTTTCCATGACAATCCCTATACCTGCTTGTAGGTTCAAATTAACATGATCACAGAGGCAATTTGAAGAGATACAATAGCGAATTACCTATTCTACTTTGCTTATATAAGCATATCGAATATACTTCAAAAAATCAAAGTAATTTAAATTACTAACGATAATGAAAAAAAGAAACAAACAGATGTATTAAACAGACTTCAAATTGATCAGGACCTGACGGTTTTGCATGTGCTCCACAAAACCCTTATATACAAAGTTTACTATAATGTACAGTATAAAGACGTCAGAATAGCGATAATATTGCTTTTAATTGACATTCATTACCCATACAGAGGATCAACATGACAGACATCACAGTGAATTCAAGAATTTGTGGTTTTACACACAAAATACACGGAACCAAGGATGGAAAGAACGTTAAAGTAAAGATCGAAACGCAATGTCCAAAGGTTAAGAACATTTCCGAGCTTGAAGTACCAATGATGCAGCTCTTTGGCATCAAAGAGAACATTGTCACCGCTAAAGCACAAGAAGGAAACTGTTGCGCAACATGTCTGGTACCATGCGGAGTCCTCCATGCATGCAACCTTGAACTGGGACTTATCTCCGAAAAACTTGCAAAAGATGTAGGCGATCTCAGCATCGAGTTTGAGTGAACCGGAAAAATAGAAATACTGGGATCTGAAATGATGTTATGAGATCGGCCTAATGATGCCGATCTTTGGTTCATAACATTGCCCCTTTGCAAGCAAAGACCTGACTGCTGAATCTACTGCTTTTTCATTTATATTGCGGGAATTTGCAACTGAAAGAAGATCTATATACTCCACACCTTTTCCTTCATCAAGCTCTTCCAGCAATTCCATTACGACAACATCTATGTCTTTATCGCCATCTGCAGAAGATGCAAGATCGGTGAAAACAATACACTTTTTAACTACAGACCTCAGCTCATTCAGATAATCAGTACCAGTACCGTAATTCTCAATGGCCAGGCAGATGCCCTCTGATAAATTAGATGGAATTGCCATATTTTCCGTACAATTGCAGGAATCAGGATCACCTTTACATAAGGACAGTATTTTTGAAAATAAATCGACCCTGTCAAGAGTCAGTTCTGCAGTATCAGTTACCCAGCAGTTGCGCATACTTTCATCTGCCAGATGGATCTCTTCAGGCCTCAGGGATATGATCGGGCTCCCGGCATCCGGCTTATATACACGCACTTTCCCCACTACGGAAACGAATGCAGGAGTTTCAACCGACGAAAGGAATATAGCTGCTTGTGGTTGATACTGGCCGGCATATATTGTAAAAGCCCCTGAAGGATCAACCACACGGGCTTTCCATGTATCCGTATCATTGCCTACATTATCAACCTCCGTGAGAACACCAACAATGAAAACACGATTAACCATTGTTCCCAGAGGAGTGAGAAGGTAATTTGGAGTATGGCCCTCTGAATTTATTGCCTCGTCAATAGTAGAATGTATTGTAGAACTCGAATCGTTCAACTCTTTTGCAAATATCCTGTGTGCAATTTCACGCTCCACCATAAAGATCACTCCACTCCTTCAAGTCGCTCCAGAAGATCTGATGCCCGCTTATCAAGATCCTCAGACGGAACCCATACGGATTTTGCTACGAATGTGACACCATACTCGATCTTCGAAGTATTTCCACGCACACCGAGATAATGCCCCGTAAGAATACTTTTCATATCATCATAAACAACATTTGCAGACATTGCCTTACCCATAAGAGACTCAGACTCCTGAAGCGTCTTACCATAAACGATCTCGGAAAGTTCCCGATTCAGCATAACAAGAAGAGACCCTGTACCATCATCGAGGATTAGCTTGATACGCATGTCCTGAACCCCTTCTACACCACCATGTGACCGACAGGTGTCCTTCATAATGACACGATTACATTCCGGACATCGGGCAATCACACCGGAACCCGGTCGTACGGAAACAATGTTCCCTTCCACCGATACATCGAACATTCCTTCATTTTGTAAAACATCCCCTATAGGCAATGGTTTTGGTGGCAGGTTCACTGATGCAAAAGTGAAAGGCAGGTTTTCCCCGGATCCGACAATATGAACCGAGGTCGATTCATTCAGGTGTATGGAAGGTACACCCCGATACATGCTAACCGATGCATCTTCGAAGCGCACTATTGTGCCGATGTCCACACCATCAAGAAGAGACCATGAAACAAAAGGCAAGCGACTGGTCTCATCAGCGAGAACACCTTCTATGATAGTAAGGTCCTTTCCTTTCACATTGACATCCCTGTGATATAGTTCAATGACTGCTGCCACCGAACTTATGAACATGTCCGAATAGCCAACCTCGCCTAATTTTTTAATAGGAGTTGCTGAAAGTTCAGAGATATCAGGGAGATATGTATCCTCAAGAAGTTCCACTTCCGAACGATCCCCTATACTAACTTCCGCCCTGTTATGCCAGGCCCTGACGCTGGCATCCCGGATCCTTACAGCATCCCCGGGATTTAGAGAGATCGGTTTCCATGATGTGAACGAACATAATCCAGTCTCATCAGCAAGTGCACCGGAAAAGATAGTTACAGAATCACCACGTAAATTAACATTTTTTTCATTGATATTAAGAATGCGAACCTCAAGAGCTATTCCCCTGTCACCGATAGCAAGATCTTCCACCTTTTTCGATACCGGAGAATCGTTTTGGAATTTCTTAAGAATTGATCTCTTTGCCTCGTCTATAGGTACTCGGTACTTTAGCAACAGTTCCAGTTCATCTTCTATAGTAGATCTGCTTATGTTTCCTAGCGCCTTTGTTAGCTCTTCAATATGAGGCGCAAATTTCTTGTCCATGCTGTCTTCCCTCACGTGTGAGATGTTTACATAATCAAAGCCATACACACATAAATAAGGTATACCTGAATTATTAAAAGGAATTGAAAGGACTAAATTCCAAAAAACATAAATATGTAGCTTTTTAAGTTAATAAAAACATATTTATAGATTTTTAACTAAATTAAAGGTACAAATACAATTAATTAAACATAATAGGTACAAAAAGAGGTTATAAAAAATGCCCATACTACCATTGGCTTCTGTAGAACGTTTAATTCGCAGTGCAGACTCAGAAAGGGTCAGTGAATCTGCAGCATCTGCACTTTTGGATATACTCGAAGATTACGGTGTAAAAATATCAAAGGAAGCTATAATCTATGCAAACCATGCCGGAAGAAAAACTGTAAAAGCTGAAGATATAAAGCTGGCCTATGACATGCTCACGAAGCCTCGTGACTAATGTCATATTCCTTTTTTTAATTTAACAGGTCAATAGCACCCATTCCTGCAAGGGTCACCAAAGTCACCACAATACCCGAGATCATAACACCTGCTGCGATCGCCATCATTGCATGCCTGAACTTAATGCCAAACACGAAGGCAGCTGCACAGCCAGTCCATGCGCCTGTAACCGGTAATGGAACTGCCACGAACAGAGTAAGTGCAAGTATGCCATAACGTTCCATATTCCGAGAATGCTTTTGACGAGTTCTTGTAAAAAGCCAGGTGAAGAATGAATCCCCTACTTTGAACTGCCTGAGGTAAGATGACACAGGATCCAAAAAAAGTAAGAGAGGGATTACCGGTAGAAGGTTTCCTATGACTGCAAGAAGATAAGCATCAATAGGATCAATACCGTATATCCCGATAGCAACAGGGATCGCACCACGAAGCTCTGACACCGGCAATGCACTGAGCACTACGGTTGCCAGCCATGAAGGAACGCTTGCAAGTGTATCCAGCAGTTGCTCTTCAAAAGGCATTGCCTTATTGCTCCTTTGTCAACGCAAAATGTGCCAGCAAAGCATCAAGCTGTATTCTTTCATTAGCACCTTCAGTAAGCCTGAAATCAACTTCCCCGATCATATCCATAAGATCAACCATACGCTGACCGGATACTTCCATGTCGAAGATAGCACGATATATCTGCCCGACGACATCCTCTCCTGAAAGACCTTTTTCCAGCATCAAAGTATCAAGCTTTTTGCGTGCCAGTACAAAATTACCGGATAGTGCAGTCTTGAGGAGCTCCATGATCTCTTCCGGGTGAGCTGTTGCAGTTATTCTGTATATGGCATCCTTGTGGATGGTCTTATCAAAAAGAGCTGCTGCCTGTAGTGCATTTATTGCTTTTCTCATGTCACCCTGGGCAACATACTTCAATGCGTCCATACCATCATCAGCAATTGAAAGACCTTCCTTTTCTGCAATATGCCTGCACCTTTCAGCTATAGAATCTTCAGTAAGGTGGCGGAATCGGTAAACAGCACATCTTGACTGGATGGGTTCGATTATCTTTGAAGAGTAATTGCATGACAGGATAAACCGACAGTTGCTGGTATACCGTTCCATTGTACGGCGCAGTGCAGACTGTGCATCGGATGTCAGAGCATCTGCTTCATCAAGGAAAATTATCTTGAAATCGGCACCTCCAATAGGAGATGTCTTCGCGAAGTTCTTTATCTTCGTCCTCACTACATCGATACCGCGCTCATCTGAAGCATTGAGTTCCGTGAAGTTCTCGCGCCAGCCATCCCCGAACAGTTCCCGCGCAATGGACACAGCAGTTGCGGTCTTTCCAACCCCCGGAGGACCTGAGAACAACAAGTGAGGAAGATTGCCGCTCTTTACATATGATATCAGCCTTTCCGTCGTTTCCTTTTGACCTACAATGTCTTCAAGCTTAAAAGGCCTGTATTTCTCGATCCATATCTCTTCTTTTATTTCGAACCCTCCAGTCATAACTGATAATCTATGATATCGATGCAGGGAGAATAAGGTTGATTTTGCTTTTTAATCTTTCGTGACGTGACCGGTAAAAAATAGAATATAAGGATCATGGTCTTTACGAATGCATGATCCATTAGGGATGAGAACGGAATGATCCGAACTCACTTATATACATAGTTGTAAGCGATCTTACCGATAACCGGAACCTTGATCTTTGAACCTCTCCAGGCAATGAACATTAAAGAAAGCCAGACGAAGAGGGAGAAGAATCCTCCGAAATCAGCAAGCAGCCAACCGACGTATGGAATCCATGCAACCAGGAAGACGATAGCTGTCAGGGTCATAAAGACCATTGCTGACTGGATCGCGTGGAAACGGACAAACTTGTTCTCCTTCTCAATAAAAAGGAAAAGAACACCAGTCATCCAGAATCCCAGATAGCACAATATCCCTACAATATTCTCATTAAGTCCAATGGAAGTCTTGTATGTCATATAATCACTCCACTCCTTACCTCATTTCAATACATTTCTGCGGGCATTTCTCAACACATATGCCGCAGGCTGTACATTTGTCCTGATCGATCTCTGCAAGGAACTTCGTTACTGTGATAGCTTCTTCCGGACAGTTCTTTTCACATATCTTACAGCCGATACATCCAACTTCACAGACTGCCTTTACAGTCTTACCTTTGTCATGTGAATTACACTCCACATGGACCTTCTCAGAATCCTTTGCAAACATCAGCACATCGTTAGGGCATGCCTCGATACAAAGACCACAGCTCTTACAGAGGTTCTTGTTCACAACAGGAAGACGGTCCTCGCCGATCGTAATAGCATCGAATGGGCATGCACGCACACAGGTTCCGCGACCCATACATCCGTAATTACAACCCTTCTCACCGTCAGAGAGCATGATCACAGCAGTACAATCCTGGATACCTACGTAATCGAACCGGTCAACGCATTTGCTACCACCATTACACTTGAGGTATGGGTACTCCTTCTCTGCTTCTGAAACATCCTGCCCGAGAATTCCACCGATCTCCTTTGCAGTCTCAAAGCCACCTACAGGACATCCGTCAAGAGGAGCATTTTCCTCAACGACGCGTTCTGCAAAGTCTGCACATCCTGCAAACCCACAAGCACCACAGTTAGCACCTGGAAGGACCTCAACGACCTCTTCAACAAGTGGATTGGTCTCCACCTTGAACAACCTTGATGCTGCGATCAGCATGATACCGATCACAAGACCAAGACCACCAAGTGTTGCCATTGCCTGGATAATTAAAGTTGTCAGGCTCATATTGGAATCACTCCGAAGTAGTTAACAAATGCCATTGAAAGCATTGTTGCGATAAAGAATGCCTGAGGAAGACCACGAATAGAAGACGGAACACTAACAAGAGTGCTACGCTCCCTGATACCTGACATCATCAACATAACTATAGTGTAACCGAGACCTGCTGCAACTCCAAACACAACACTCTGTATGAATGAGTATTCATTCAGGACATTGAGCAACACAACACCAAGAACCGCACAGTTGGTTGTGATAAGCGGGAGATAGATACCAAGTGAACGGTATAGTGAAGGAACATTCTTCCTGACAACGAACTCTACAAGCTGTACAAGAGCTGCGATCACTACAATGAAACTGATCAGGCTAAGGAACTCGAGCTTTAGCGGTATCAATACGTAAGAGAATATAAGATACGACACGGTTGCTGCCATTGCCATTACAAAAATAACAGCACCTGACATTCCTGCAGCACTCTTTGTATCCTTGGTAACACCCACGAATGAACACAGGCCAAGGAACTGGATGACCAGGAAGTTCTTTATGAACACACCATCCATGAATATCTGGAAAAGACTTGCGTCAGCCATTTTAGCCACCTCTTGCGAGCTTCTTTGCTCTTCTATAATTGACTATTGCCATCAAAACACCTATTGTAAGGAAAGCTCCTGGTGAAAGGATCATGTAAGTAATAGGGTTAATTGGGATCTGGATGACTTCCAGACCAAAGATCACGATCTGACCGGTTCCGAGAAGTTCCCTGATACCTCCGATGAGCACAAGGACAAGAAGGAAACCAGTTGATATTCCCAATGCATCAATGAACGAATAGAACATGTTGTTCTTATTAGCATATGCTTCTGCACGTCCGATGATGATACAGTTGACAACAATAAGAGGAATGAACACACCCAGTGCCGCATACATCGGTGGGAAATAAGCTTTCATTACCATCTCTACGATCGAAACGAACGTTGCTATTATCAAAATAAATATTGGCAATCTCACTGAAGCAGGGATTTGCTTCCTCAGGCCTGAGACCAGCAGGTTGGAACAGATAAGTACGAAAGCCGTTCCGGCTGACATACCAATCGCATTTTCAATAGACGTGGTAACTGCCAATGTAGGACAAAGACCCAATACCAAAGCAAATATAGGGTTATCTTTTGTAATTCCACGAATAAATTCACTTAAAGCATTCATCATATCACCTATTAAGCCTCTGCTCCCCGTATAACTTCAACCTGGGCATTCAGGGCATCTACTACTGCCTGAGATGATATCGTGGCACCGGTAATTGAATCAATTGCACCACCAGACTTTGACAAACTCAGGTCTGCTACTTTTACGTTTTTGAACTGATCCTTGAAAGCGGGTTCAGTGATCTTTGATCCCAGACCAGGAGTTTCTGTGTGGGACATGATACTCATACCACTTATCTCATTGAATGACGAATCAACACCACCGGCAACTTCCAATAGACCTTGTGCACCGGGATGTTCCCTGAAGAAAGCATATCCGATAAGATTGCCGGAACTATCTTTTGCACGGTAGTATAAAATTTCCCTGTCACCCTCATCGTTAATGATCTCATCGCCGTAAACTGGCTCAAATTCTGCTGCCTGAGGCATCAGCTCAGCAAGCGTTAAGGTCCTCGCTTCTTCATAGTTCTTCTTTAATTGTTCACTTGTAGGCACATATGTTACAGCCAGAAGTGCTGAAGCGACCACCGAGATCAGAACCAGCTTACCTATGATAACTATTACATCCTTGTTTGAATCAGTCATCTAATAACACCTCCAGGCGGTCCTTGAAAGGAACCTTTTCCAGAATGCGTTTGTACTTACGCTGCAGGTAGGTCTCTGAACCATAAGATCCAGGAAGTGTGTTGTTATCGATCAATGCTGAAACACAATTTGCAAGGAACAGACCATAGAAGGTCGCATCGATATAATTTGCAAAATGACCATATATTACAACCAGAACACCACAAACGATCCCATAGATCACACGCCCGTTCTTTGTAACAGGTGAACTTGAAGTGTCCGTTGCAAGGAACAATACTCCAAACAGAACAACACCAAGGACAACGTATGATAAACTGTCACCCAGAAGAACTGCGAGCAATATAGTGGTCACGAAGAAGGAAACGGGAATTCTCCATTCAACATAACGAAGTAATATTAATATTCCACCTGCCAGTAACAATGCAAGAGGAGATACCCCTGCCATTACACCTGCACCGGTTTCCAGTACCAGATCAGACAATGCTGTAGTCTGCGGATAGGATAATGGAGACATTATTGAACCCCATGCAAGACTCAGGAATACCCATGCAGCAAGTACCGGGTTGAACACATATGATCCGATACCACCAAAGGCATGCTTACCTATTCCGACCGCAAAGACAGAACCTATCATCGGCATCCATAATGGGACCTCCGGCGGGACCACCATAGCGACCATTAGACCGATAAGAATGGCATGCCCATCTGCAATTGTTATCTTCTGGTCAAATGCTTTCTGTATTGCAACCTCGGTCACAACTGCTGCCAGAATGCCTGCAATGACCAATCCTATTGCAGGAAGACCAAATAGATATACAGATAGCAGGACCACGGGCACAAGAACAATTATCTTGGCCCACATAATCTTATTAAAAGTGATATCCTCTTTTTTATGAGGAGGAGCTGAAATCGTAAATGTCATCTTATTCGCCTCCACCGCAGCCACATCCTAACTTAAGATTAGTAGATGATTCTTTTGGAGCAAAGTCTTCATACGCCTTTTCGATAGAATTCTTTGCATATTTTATAAGCTGAAGAACATGTATCTTTGAAGGACAAACGGCTGCACATCTGCCACATTCAACACAATTCATAATATGCATCTGACGGCATTCATCAAAACGTCCCTGGTCAGATAGTGCTGCGATCCTGCTGGGTACGAGGTTCACAGGACATACATCAACACATCTTGCGCAATGCGTACAATCAACAAATTCTCCCCTTACCACATCATCAGCTGACTGAACGAATATGGATGTC
Proteins encoded in this region:
- a CDS encoding histone family protein; the encoded protein is MPILPLASVERLIRSADSERVSESAASALLDILEDYGVKISKEAIIYANHAGRKTVKAEDIKLAYDMLTKPRD
- the rnfA gene encoding Rnf electron transport complex subunit RnfA gives rise to the protein MADASLFQIFMDGVFIKNFLVIQFLGLCSFVGVTKDTKSAAGMSGAVIFVMAMAATVSYLIFSYVLIPLKLEFLSLISFIVVIAALVQLVEFVVRKNVPSLYRSLGIYLPLITTNCAVLGVVLLNVLNEYSFIQSVVFGVAAGLGYTIVMLMMSGIRERSTLVSVPSSIRGLPQAFFIATMLSMAFVNYFGVIPI
- a CDS encoding replication factor C small subunit, which produces MTGGFEIKEEIWIEKYRPFKLEDIVGQKETTERLISYVKSGNLPHLLFSGPPGVGKTATAVSIARELFGDGWRENFTELNASDERGIDVVRTKIKNFAKTSPIGGADFKIIFLDEADALTSDAQSALRRTMERYTSNCRFILSCNYSSKIIEPIQSRCAVYRFRHLTEDSIAERCRHIAEKEGLSIADDGMDALKYVAQGDMRKAINALQAAALFDKTIHKDAIYRITATAHPEEIMELLKTALSGNFVLARKKLDTLMLEKGLSGEDVVGQIYRAIFDMEVSGQRMVDLMDMIGEVDFRLTEGANERIQLDALLAHFALTKEQ
- the rnfB gene encoding Rnf electron transport complex subunit RnfB, which gives rise to MSLTTLIIQAMATLGGLGLVIGIMLIAASRLFKVETNPLVEEVVEVLPGANCGACGFAGCADFAERVVEENAPLDGCPVGGFETAKEIGGILGQDVSEAEKEYPYLKCNGGSKCVDRFDYVGIQDCTAVIMLSDGEKGCNYGCMGRGTCVRACPFDAITIGEDRLPVVNKNLCKSCGLCIEACPNDVLMFAKDSEKVHVECNSHDKGKTVKAVCEVGCIGCKICEKNCPEEAITVTKFLAEIDQDKCTACGICVEKCPQKCIEMR
- a CDS encoding Single-stranded DNA binding protein — encoded protein: MDKKFAPHIEELTKALGNISRSTIEDELELLLKYRVPIDEAKRSILKKFQNDSPVSKKVEDLAIGDRGIALEVRILNINEKNVNLRGDSVTIFSGALADETGLCSFTSWKPISLNPGDAVRIRDASVRAWHNRAEVSIGDRSEVELLEDTYLPDISELSATPIKKLGEVGYSDMFISSVAAVIELYHRDVNVKGKDLTIIEGVLADETSRLPFVSWSLLDGVDIGTIVRFEDASVSMYRGVPSIHLNESTSVHIVGSGENLPFTFASVNLPPKPLPIGDVLQNEGMFDVSVEGNIVSVRPGSGVIARCPECNRVIMKDTCRSHGGVEGVQDMRIKLILDDGTGSLLVMLNRELSEIVYGKTLQESESLMGKAMSANVVYDDMKSILTGHYLGVRGNTSKIEYGVTFVAKSVWVPSEDLDKRASDLLERLEGVE
- a CDS encoding DUF4870 domain-containing protein; translation: MTYKTSIGLNENIVGILCYLGFWMTGVLFLFIEKENKFVRFHAIQSAMVFMTLTAIVFLVAWIPYVGWLLADFGGFFSLFVWLSLMFIAWRGSKIKVPVIGKIAYNYVYK
- the rnfD gene encoding Rnf electron transport complex subunit RnfD, with amino-acid sequence MTFTISAPPHKKEDITFNKIMWAKIIVLVPVVLLSVYLFGLPAIGLVIAGILAAVVTEVAIQKAFDQKITIADGHAILIGLMVAMVVPPEVPLWMPMIGSVFAVGIGKHAFGGIGSYVFNPVLAAWVFLSLAWGSIMSPLSYPQTTALSDLVLETGAGVMAGVSPLALLLAGGILILLRYVEWRIPVSFFVTTILLAVLLGDSLSYVVLGVVLFGVLFLATDTSSSPVTKNGRVIYGIVCGVLVVIYGHFANYIDATFYGLFLANCVSALIDNNTLPGSYGSETYLQRKYKRILEKVPFKDRLEVLLDD
- a CDS encoding DUF6951 family protein, with translation MTDITVNSRICGFTHKIHGTKDGKNVKVKIETQCPKVKNISELEVPMMQLFGIKENIVTAKAQEGNCCATCLVPCGVLHACNLELGLISEKLAKDVGDLSIEFE
- the rnfG gene encoding Rnf electron transport complex subunit RnfG; translation: MTDSNKDVIVIIGKLVLISVVASALLAVTYVPTSEQLKKNYEEARTLTLAELMPQAAEFEPVYGDEIINDEGDREILYYRAKDSSGNLIGYAFFREHPGAQGLLEVAGGVDSSFNEISGMSIMSHTETPGLGSKITEPAFKDQFKNVKVADLSLSKSGGAIDSITGATISSQAVVDALNAQVEVIRGAEA
- a CDS encoding small multi-drug export protein, with translation MPFEEQLLDTLASVPSWLATVVLSALPVSELRGAIPVAIGIYGIDPIDAYLLAVIGNLLPVIPLLLFLDPVSSYLRQFKVGDSFFTWLFTRTRQKHSRNMERYGILALTLFVAVPLPVTGAWTGCAAAFVFGIKFRHAMMAIAAGVMISGIVVTLVTLAGMGAIDLLN
- the rnfE gene encoding Rnf electron transport complex subunit RnfE, whose amino-acid sequence is MNALSEFIRGITKDNPIFALVLGLCPTLAVTTSIENAIGMSAGTAFVLICSNLLVSGLRKQIPASVRLPIFILIIATFVSIVEMVMKAYFPPMYAALGVFIPLIVVNCIIIGRAEAYANKNNMFYSFIDALGISTGFLLVLVLIGGIRELLGTGQIVIFGLEVIQIPINPITYMILSPGAFLTIGVLMAIVNYRRAKKLARGG
- a CDS encoding RPA family protein, whose translation is MVEREIAHRIFAKELNDSSSTIHSTIDEAINSEGHTPNYLLTPLGTMVNRVFIVGVLTEVDNVGNDTDTWKARVVDPSGAFTIYAGQYQPQAAIFLSSVETPAFVSVVGKVRVYKPDAGSPIISLRPEEIHLADESMRNCWVTDTAELTLDRVDLFSKILSLCKGDPDSCNCTENMAIPSNLSEGICLAIENYGTGTDYLNELRSVVKKCIVFTDLASSADGDKDIDVVVMELLEELDEGKGVEYIDLLSVANSRNINEKAVDSAVRSLLAKGQCYEPKIGIIRPIS